The sequence CCGGTGCCGTACTGGCCATGGTTGCCACCTGGGTGCTGCATAAGAAGCCCGACCTCACCATGGCGGCCAACGGCGTACTCGCCGGTCTCGTCGGCATCACCGCCAACTGCGACGGTGTCTCCAACGTGGAAGCCATCATCATCGGCGCGGTCGCGGGTATCCTCGTCGTCGCTGGTGTCAAGTTGCTCGATAAACTCAAAATCGACGATCCGGTTGGCGCATTCCCCGTACACGGCCTTTGCGGCGTGTGGGGCGGCATCGCGGTGGCCATCTTCGGTTCCTACGACGGGGTCAGCAGCCAGGCCGTCGGTGAATACGGCAACTGGATCGCGCAGATCGCCGGTTCCGTAATCATCCCGATCTGGGCCTTCCTCACCATGTTCGTGCTCTTCTCGATCCTCAAGGCGGTTGGAATGCTCCGCGTCAGCAAGGAAGAAGAACTCCGCGGACTGGATATCGGCGAACACGGCGAAGAAGCCTACAACGGCTTCCAGATCTTCACCACCAACTAAGGATGACAATGGTCGATGCCCGAAAGTTATCCAGTCAAAAGTCCTGAGCGACCTGCGACCTTTCGGCCCGAGACCTAGGAGAAATCATGAAACTCATAATCGCATATGTTCAGCCTGAACAGCTCAACGAAGTGAAGCAGGCGCTCTACGAAAAAGAAGTCTACAAAATGTCGGTGACCAATGCCATGGGCTGCGGTCAGCAGAAGGGCTACCACGAAACCTACCGCGGAGCGGACATCGAGGTGAACCTGCTGAAGAAAGTCCGCATCGAGATCGCGGTGAACGACGACTTCGTCGACACCACCATCGAAGCCATCATTGCCGGTGCCCGCACCGGAAACATTGGCGACGGTAAGATCTTCGTGCTGGACCTTCCGGAATGCATCCGCATCCGCACCGGCGAAAAAGGCCCCGAGGCCGTAGGTTAACCAAACAATTAAGAAGCCGGGCCCTGGGGATTTTCCTTTCGCATCCTCGAGGGACTGAGTCGGGGCCCGGTTTCCCTAAAATCATAAGCAAACAGAGAAACAACTAAGGAGATAACAATGAAAAAAATTATTACTACAACAATCGCAGCCGGT is a genomic window of Pontiella desulfatans containing:
- a CDS encoding P-II family nitrogen regulator, whose product is MKLIIAYVQPEQLNEVKQALYEKEVYKMSVTNAMGCGQQKGYHETYRGADIEVNLLKKVRIEIAVNDDFVDTTIEAIIAGARTGNIGDGKIFVLDLPECIRIRTGEKGPEAVG